The proteins below are encoded in one region of Lactuca sativa cultivar Salinas chromosome 3, Lsat_Salinas_v11, whole genome shotgun sequence:
- the LOC111881038 gene encoding protein FAR-RED IMPAIRED RESPONSE 1-like, giving the protein MKPDAFEVKWGLLMKEFNLEDTRWFKDMFTIRDSWIPGYFSDISMCGLMKTTSRSESMNSFFNTYSESGNLLLSFMMNYDTAIQKQRNTQRDLGKASKKASYKMQTPREIELQASKVYTNGWEVYIVQHNNSKSNFKNEFKVEIKAEEKEINCSCEHFKCMGVLCRHAFTIMMRCGVKEIPERYILKRWRKDVISRNYRFSFVQSDSGDCENVKLLNDSYYSFESCLDIIRDDKRRLALFAEKQQMLLKEFESDYISPGLKSKTDGEVVCKLLVVTIPIPEEINIHVPEVQSNKGSEIKKRIPSAGEVAYENSKKEHKMCSGCGKRVPHNLRTSPERVGATKSAKDS; this is encoded by the exons ATGAAACCTGATGCTTTTGAGGTGAAGTGGGGTTTGCTTATGAAGGAATTCAATCTTGAAGACACAAGATGGTTTAAAGACATGTTTACAATACGTGATTCATGGATACCTGGATATTTTAGTGATATTTCAATGTGTGGTTTGATGAAGACTACATCGAGGTCAGAGAGTATGAATTCATTCTTTAATACATACTCAGAAAGTGGGAACTTACTTTTGAGTTTCATGATGAATTACGACACTGCCATTCAAAAGCAAAGGAATACTCAACGAGATCTTGGTAAGGCATCAAAGAAAGCATCATATAAAATGCAAACACCTCGAGAAATAGAACTGCAAGCATCAAAGGTTTATACAA ATGGTTGGGAAGTTTACATTGTGCAGCACAACAACAGTAAAAgtaattttaaaaatgaatttaag GTTGAAATAAAAGctgaagaaaaagaaataaattgCAGTTGTGAACATTTTAAGTGTATGGGTGTTTTATGCAGACATGCTTTTACAATAATGATGAGATGTGGTGTTAAAGAAATTCCTGAAAGGTACATTTTGAAGAGATGGAGAAAGGATGTGATATCAAGAAATTATCGTTTTAGTTTTGTTCAATCCGATTCAGGTGATTGTGAGAATGTAAAGCTACTCAATGATTCATATTATAGTTTTGAATCATGTTTGGATATTATAAGAGATGACAAAAGGAGATTGGCTTTGTTTGCTGAGAAGCAACAAATGTTGTTGAAGGAATTTGAGAGTGATTATATTTCTCCTGGATTGAAAAGCAAGACAGATGGTGAAGTTGTATGCAAGCTTTTGGTTGTTACTATTCCTATTCCAGAAGAGATTAATATTCATGTTCCTGAAGTTCAAAGCAATAAAGGTTCTGAAATCAAGAAAAGAATTCCAAGTGCAGGTGAAGTAGCATATGAAAATTCTAAAAAAGAACATAAAATGTGTTCAGGATGTGGAAAACGAGTTCCACACAATTTACGTACTTCTCCAGAAAGAGTTGGAGCTACTAAATCAGCAAAAGACAGTTAG